DNA from Mycolicibacterium alvei:
ACCGGGTGGCGGCAACGCTGCGGCCAGAGGCGGCCGCGGTTCTCGCTCCGCTCGGACTCGGACTGGCGGAATTCGTCTGTCTGCGGATCATCTCGCTGAACCCCGGGCTCACCAGCGCCGAACTCGCCCGCTCCACCAACGTGAGCGCGCAGGCCACCAACCAGCTGCTGCACCGCCTGGAAGCCGCCGGAGCCGTGCGCCGCCCCGATACCGCGGCAGCGGGAAAAGCACTGCCCGCCGAACTCACTGCGGCAGGTCGAGCGTTGCTCACCCGCGCCGAGGAGGCCGTCCACATCGCCGATCAGCGGATACTGGACCGCCTGACACCCACCGAACAACGCCAACTCAAAGCGTTGTTACGCAAAGCCGGACTGGACGACAACGCGTGCTGTTGATCAGCTCCTCACGCATGTCACCGTGGCTTCGGAGCGGCCAACTCTGCCAGTGCGGACAAGAACAACTCATCCATCCGCGGGCTCAGCTCCGACAACGTAGCGGCCCCGGCGTGACTGGCCGACCCGAAGACCCGATCGAGCGCGTCAGGGTCGGCGGGTGCGCCGATGGACAGGCACAGGCAGGCCACGCCGTCGGCCCGCAGTTCTTCGAGGGCCTTGGCGGCATCGGCCTGGGCATATCGCCCTTCGTAGCCGTCGTCGTACGGGTACCCGTCGGAGAGTACGAGCAGCAGTCGGTGTGGTGTTCCCGCTTTGGTTTTGAGGATCTCACCCGCGCCGCGGATTCCGGCTCCGAGCCTGGTGTAGCCGAATGGTTGTAGTTGGCCGAGCCGAGACCGCTCGGCGGCACCGAAGCGTTGCTCGAAGCTCTTGACGGCGAGCAGGTGCACCGCGCGGCGGCCCTGTGAACGAAAGCCGTAGACAGCCACCCGATCACCGAGTTCCTCGAGCGTCACAGCAAGCGTTGCAGCCGCGCGGCGTTGGTGCTCATGGACGGCGAGGCCTTCGCCGTCGGCGTCGGTTGCCGAACCCGACGCGTCGACGAGGATGAGCACACCGAGATTGCGGGCGAGTTTGCGGCGTTCGGTATACACGTGCTCGGGCGGTGAATAACCTGAGCGCAGATCGACGAACAGGTCGATCAGGGCCTCGTTGTCCACGTCGTCACCGTCGGCGCGGGCACGCAACACTTTGGGCCCGAGGCCCACTCGTGCCAGTCGGCGTCGCAGCATCTGATCAGGCGTCACACCAACGGCTGAGACGTCGACCGCGGCGGTGATCGGATAATCGATTACGCGGCACCAGTTCTCCCGATACCGGTCGCCGAAAACGTTCCATTCCGGATACAGGGCGCCACCGACCGTGAGTGCCGCACCAGGCCTGTCGGCACCGATGAAGCGGATCGGGGTCGGCACCGGCCGCGCGTTCACCCCGGCGCGCGAAGTCCGTCGTATCGAGCCGACGCCCAACTCGCCGCCGGCGCCCTCGCTTCCGGAGGAGCGGGAGCTGCCGAAGAGCGTGCGCAAGAACTTCGCGGGCGCCTGCACACCGATGGGAGCCTCGAAAAGTTTGAGGATCCAGCTCTTCTCTCCCGGTCCGTCGTCTTCATCGTCCTCGTCCATTTCGGACGGGCCGGTGTCCTCGACGTTCATCCGGACATCGGCATCGGTCGCCGGGGAACCCGATTCGCCGCGGGTGCGGATCAGTTTGGACGGTTTGATCGTCCCGAACCAGTCCGGCGGTGCGTCGAGTTTGGTTCTGCCCAGAGCGATCTGAAACGATTCCTCGCAACTGGACGACTGTGCCGCCGCGGAGGTGGCGACCGATGCCGCCAGGGCGATCCGCGGGCCGAGCTCGGCCAAGACCCGATGGCCTTCGAGCCCCAGATAGCGGCGCGCAAGTGAGGGCCGCGCCCGTAGCCGCTTGACGTACCGACCGTCGAGGCTTCCCGCTCCGAGGAGTGCGCTCTGGACCAGCACCTCGCGACGCTGCCAGTCCCGATCGGCGTTCGCCGAAACGAAGACGACCCGCCCGTCGGTGTAGGCGGGCTCGTCCGCGCCCGCCGCGGCGACATCGACGGGCCGCCCGGCGAGGAAACCGGCCAGGAACCGGAAATGGCGCGGCTCGGGGTGACCGGTAGTCACCGTGGTGGTACGACGGCGTCGACGAGTTCTCCGAGACCCCGGATCACGTCGGGATCGTCGGACAGCACCTCCACAACGGCGGACTGGACGGCGTCGCGCAAGCTGAGTCCCTCGGCGACCAGACCGCCGGCGAGAATCAGCATGCGGGTCGAGGCCACCTCGCTCAATGCCGAGCCGTCCAGGTCCCGGATGGCGTTTCCGAGGGCTACCAGCGAAGCAGCAGTGGACGAGTCGATTCCCGCCTCCCAGGCCACGATCTCGGTCTCGATCTCGGCGGCCGGGAAATCGAGGCTGATGGCGACGAAGCGCTGCCGGGTCGAGTCTTTGAGGCTCTTCAAGATGCTCTGGTAACCAGGGTTGTAGGAGATCACCAGTTGAAATCCCGGCGCCGCGGACAAGGTGGTGCCGAGACGATCGATGGGCAACTCACGCCGGTGGTCGGCGAGCGGATGGATGACCACCGTCGTGTCCTGACGCGCCTCCACGATCTCGTCGAGGTAGCAGATGGCGCCGTCGCGCACGGCCCTGGTCAACGGGCCGTCCACCCAGACGGTTTCGCCGCCCTTGAGCAGGAAGCGCCCCACCAGATCCGCCGATGTCATGTCCTCGTGGCCGGCGACGGTGATGAGCTCGCGACCGAGTTCGTGCGCCATCGCCTCGACGAACCGCGTCTTTCCGCACCCGGTGGGGCCTTTGAGCAGCACCGGTGCCCCGCGGCGGGCTGCCGCCCGGAAGGTCTCGACCTCCCGACCCGCGGCACGGTAGAACGGCGGTGGTGAATCCGAATCGGTGATCGGTCGGACTTTACCGACCGTCACCGCCGTTCGCCCTGAAGGATCGGCACGACAGGCGGGATACTGACCCCATCCGGCAGCACCAGTTCGCCTTCGTGATTGACAAATCCCGAGTGCTTGGTCGGTAGCGGCAGATCAGGATTCGGGCACGGTCGGTCGGTGCCCTCGCCGCAGATGCCGGGGTTGAAGTAGGAGCGCTCCTGCACATCCTCGGGCCACGGATCAGCGTGCATGCCGAGCCAGGTCGCGGGAACGTTGTAGAAGAGGAAGAAGCATGCGCTAACAGCCCCGAAGATCGCCAGGAACCGGACGAACTGCTGTTTGACGAAACCGCCTCGGAGCCCGTCGATTCCGCGTTCGACCACGGTGCGCCCGCGATCATCGGTGAAAAACCGCAGACAACACAGCGCCGTCATGACACCGCCCCACATGAAGCCCTCGTAGATCGGCCACTGGTAGTACGTGCCGGCGTTGAAGGACAAAGCTTGAATGGCGCCGGGATACGAGTAGAACCCGATCGGCAGCATGATCAGGGCTTCCATGACGAAGTCGAAGACGATGGCGATCGCATAGGTGACCAGGACCAGTCGCAGGTTACTGATGCCGGGCCACCGGTTCTTGATCTTGCGCATGAGCACGCATCCGACGATGGTGAGCAGCAAGACGCCGTACGCGTAGCCGGGAATGTTGGTCAGCAGTGGCTCTGGCACCGTGTGACCCGGTTCCTCGTGCGCCACCCAGCCCGGAATGTGCGGCGCCCAGGAGCCCCGGTTCCACAGCCATGCGTTGTACGTACACCAGGTGCTGTAGTAGTTGAGCATCGGATCCTGGAACATCATCAGGCCCATCGACACCAGCAGCATGCCGTCGAGGGTGATGCGCCTCTCCCGCACCCAGGGTCGAATGATGAAGAACCACAGGGCGACTGGCGCGCCGACCCAGAGCACGACAGCGTTGGCGATCAACGGGATCTTCATATAGAGGGGGGGCTCGCTCGGGCCACCCGACACCGGCTCGAAATAGGGCCCGGTGACCCAGCGGATGAACAGATACACCGTCAGCGCGAGAACCAAGCCGCCGACGGTCGCCCAGATCTTGAACGCATTCGATGACGACGGACCCGACTTTCCGAGGTCAGCGATCCCGCTGACCGATTCGGTGACGACGGGATTCTTGGACAGATCACTCATGATCGGTTTCCCCTTGGCGATCGTGGAAGCGGCCGGCGGCGTGAGGCCGGCCAACGGGTGCAAATATACTCATGGGTATCTCAGATTCCAATAGGTCACTCAGATTCTGTGGCAGACTTTTTGCCATGGCGGAGCGCTGGACCCGGGAACGCAGACTTGAGCACACACGCTCGGTGCTGCTCGATGCCGCCGAGGAGGTGTTCGCCGAGAAAGGTTTTGCACCAGCCACACTCGACGACATCGCGCGAGCCGCCGGTTACACGAAGGGCGCCATCTACAAGCACTTCGCGACCAAAGAAGACCTGTTCCTGGCCGTGAGTGACCGCTACTGGCGGCGCTACTTCGACAACTTCGCCGAGGTGATGTCCTCTGCGACACAGATCGGGGCGGCCGAACTCGACGAGATCGCCAAGCGGTGGCGTCAGCTGAGCCGTGACCGCGGAGCGGAACACGCGGCACTCGGCCACGAATTCACCCTCTACCTGCGCCGCAACCCCGATGCGCGGGAACGGGTGTCAGCCAAGCGGGCCGAGGTCGTCGAGGCGCTGGGCAAGTTCATCGCCACCGGCATGGAACGCTGGGGCGCGACGCTGAGTATTCCGCCGAAGACCTTCGCCCAGGTCCTCATCGCAACCAGCGATGCCGTGGTCCTTGGCAGCGAACTCGATGACGTCGACCTCTACCGGCCGATCGTCGACATGTACATTTCCGCCATCAAGCTGCCCTGAGGCAGTCTCAGAAGACCCGAACCTGACCTTCGAGCACCGGAACGGTGTCGGGCAGCTTGTAGGTCTGAATCCCGTTGCGGAACATGATGTTCTCCCGCGCATGCTCGGGGAGGTGTTTGACCAGCCAGCGGGGGTCATCGAACGTCCAGTGCGGGTAGTCGCTGGAGAACAGCAGGATCTTGTCACATTCCATCCACTCGAAGGCCCGCGACAGCTCGGTCTTGTCCTCGGGGTAGTCCAGCGGCTGGGTGGTGAACTTGATGTGGTCCTTGACGTACTCGGATGGCTTGCGCTTGATATCCATCCAACCCTTGCGTGCCGCGTAGATGGCATCCATCCGCCACATCAGCGGCAGGATCCAGGTGAACGCATGTTCGACGAACACCACCCGCAGCGTCGGGAACCGGTCGAAAACCCCGTCGAAGATCAGGCTCATCACCTGATTGGCCGCCAGCAGCGAGTACGTGACCATGAAGTCGTGGTTGTAGCTGGGTAATCCGACCGGCGGGAGCGGGAGTTCGTCGTACTCGCCGCGGGACAGGTGGCAGCTCACGGTGATGTCGTGCTTGGTCGCCGCAGCCCAGATCGGGTCATACTTCGGGTCACCCCAGGACGGGCGCGGCTCGGCCTTGATCAGGATCTGCGCCATGTAGGGATGACCGGCCCACCGCTCGATCTCCTGCGCCCCCAACTCCGGCGCTTCGACCGCCAGGCAGATGGATCCGCGCCAGCGCTCGTGCCAGTTGTTGTGACTGTCGAGCCAGTGATTGGCCTGCCAATCGTTCAGCGCGCAGTTCATCACATGGTTGGCCTCGGGAATGTGGGCCGAATATGCCGCTGGTTCCAGCACCGCGATGTCCGCGCCGGCCTCCATGATCAGCTGACGGAACGCGAGATCGGGGTCGCTGCCGGCAAATTCGCCGTCGGACGGGAAGGAATCGGTGCGCATTGCGTAGGCGTGCGCGTAGTCGGGGGCGTCGTAGTAGATCAGATCGCCGACATCGTGGGTGTTGAAGTATCTGGACCGCCACGGCTCGGGGATGTACTGGCCGAGATCGCCCCGGCGAGGCACGGGATGCACGTCGGAATCGACGCACCGCACCGCGATGCGCTCCGCCGCAGGAATCCTGGGCGAGGTGGTGGTGGTCATCGTCATTCCCTCTCGATCACCGGCTGGCCGCGACGGCGATGGACTTGGTCTCGAGATACCCGTCGAGCCCTTCACGGCCGAGTTCCCGGCCGTAGCCGCTGTCCTTGATACCGCCGAACGGTGCGAACGGATCCATCGTGTACCCCTGGTTTACCCCGAAAGTGCCGGTTTGTACACGCTCGGCGATCCCGATTCCCCGCTCGGGATCGGCCGTCCACACCGAGCCGGCCAGGCCGTAGTCGGAGTCGTTGGCAATCGCGACCGCCTCGTCCTCGTCCCGGTACCCGATCACGGTGAGGACGGGACCGAAGATCTCCTCGCGGGCAACACGCATCGAGTTGTCAGCGCCGGCGAACAGGGTGGGCCGGACATACCAGCCGGCGTCCACGCCGTCGGGCAACTCGGTGCCGCCACAGGCCAGCCGGGCGCCCTCGCGCTGCCCGAGCTCGATGTAGTCGCGTACGCGCTGCTGCTGCCGTCGGGACACGAGTGGTCCCAGTTCGGTGGCGGGGTCGGCGGGATCGCCTACGACGAGTGCGGTCATCCGGGCGGCCAGGGCGTCGACGAACTCGTGCTCCCGCGAAGCCGGGACGACGATGCGGGTCAGTGCATTGCAGATCTGGCCGCTGTTGGACAGGCTGGCCGACCGCACTCCGGCCGCAACGGTTTCCGGGTCGGCGTCATCGAGAATGATGGCCGCCGACTTGCCGCCGAGCTCGAGGCTCACCTTGGTCAGGTTGGCCGCGGCCGCTGCTGCGACGGCCCTGCCTGCGGCACTCGAGCCGGTGAACGAGACCTTGTCGACACTCGCGTGGCCCACCAAGTGGGCACCGACGCCGGCATCCCCCTGAACGACGGAGACGACGCCGTCGGGCAGACCGATCTCCTTGAGCATGTCGCTTAAAAGCAGTGCGTCCAGCGGGGATTCAGGTGCGGGCTTGAGCACCACCGCGCAACCGGCCAGCAACGCGGGCACCAGCTTGGTGACGATCAGGAACTGCGGCATGTTCCACGGCACGACGGCTGCGACGACGCCCACCGGTTGTTTCTGGATACGTACGTCCGATCCGAAGAAACCGGCGCGGGTCTCGTGCCACGCGTAGGTCTCGGCGAGGTCGCAGAACGCGGACATCATCATCGTCGGAAGCCCGACCTGCGCGCGGTGGGCGAAAGTGATCGGCGCACCCATCTCGGCCGAGATGAGTTGGGCCATCTCACCGCGTCGCCCGGCGTAGATCTCGGCGAGGCGTCGCACCGCCGCGATGCGTTCCGCCGGGTCGAGCCGTGGCCACGGCCCCTGGTCGATGGCGGCGCGAGCGGCCGCGACGGCAGCGTCCACCTCGGCCGGCCCGGCCGCCGCCACACGAGCGATGGGTTGCTCGGTGTGCGGAGAGATCACCTCCACGGTTTCGGCACGGTCGCCGTCAAGCGACCAGTCGGCCTCGATTCCGAGGTACTCCCCAAGATGCTGATCCATCCAGACTCTCCCGCCTCAGTCGAATTCAGAGTATCAACTACTTGTTATTGATGAAACAGCCGTCTACCGTCGAGCTTGAAGCCCCTGGCCGGCATTGCAGCCCCATGTCGGCATCATCGGTCGAATCACATCTCAGAGGAGCGGGCATGGCTCGGTTTCCCAAGCCGGCTGAAGGCAGCTGGACTCAGCACTACCCAGAGCTCGGCACCGGCCCGGTGTCGTATGAAGACTCGATCAGCCCGGAGATCTACGAACTGGAGCGCAAGGCGATCTTCAAACGCGCCTGGTTGAATGTCGGTCGGGTCGAACAGCTTTCACGAAAAGGCAGCTATTTCACCCGGGAGATGAAGGCCGCCAACACTTCGATCATCGTGGTGCGCACCAAGTCCGGCGAGGTCAAGGCCTTCCACAACGTCTGCCGTCACCGGGGCAACAAGCTGGTGTGGGACGACATGCCCCTGGAGGAGACCAGCGGGGTGTGCCGGCAGTTCACCTGCAAGTACCACGCCTGGCGTTACGACCTCGACGGTGAGCTCAGCTTCGTCCAGCAGGAGGCTGAGTTCTTCGACCTGGACAAGAGCCGCTACGGCCTGGTTCCCGTCCACTGCGAACTGTGGGAAGGGTTCATCTTCGTCAACTTTGCCAGCAATGCTGAAGCACCCGAGCAGTCTCTGCGCGAATTCCTGGGCCCCATGATCACCGATCTGGAGGGCTACCCATTCGACAAGATGACCTCGCGGTTCACCTATCGCTCTGAGGTGAAGGCGAATTGGAAGCTCTACATGGATGCCTTCCAGGAGTTCTACCACGCGCCCATCTTGCACGCGAACCAATCCCCCACCGCCTACTCGAAGGCTGCCGCCGAATCGGGCTTCGAAGCACCGCACTACCGGATCGAAGGTCCACACCGCCTGGTCAGCACCTCGGGGGTGCGCGCCTGGGAAATGGCCGACGAGATGCGTAAGCCCATCGAAGACATCTGTCAGAGCGGGCTTTTCGGCCCATGGGACAAACCGGACCTCGGCGAGATGCCGGCCGGCCTCAACCCCGCCAAATGCGATCCGTGGGGGTTGGACTCCTTCCAGTTGTTCCCCAACTTCGTCGTGTTGTTCTGGGGCCAGGGCTGGTATCTGACCTACCACTACTGGCCGACCTCCTTCAACACGCACACCTTCGAATGCACGCTGTACTTTCCGCAGCCGCGAACACCGCGGGAGCGGTTGGCCCAGGAGTTGGCTGCGGTCTCGTTCAAGGAGTACGGCCTGCAGGACGCCAACACCCTGGAGGCGACCCAGAGCTCGATCGAGACCCGCGTGGTCGACGAGTTCCTGCTCTGCGATCAGGAGATCCTGCTTCGGCACCTGCACAAGGAGACCGCGGCATGGATCGACGACTACCAGAGCAAGACCGCGGGGGTGTGAACCGATGAGTACGAAACTGCCGGCCGAATTCGCCGACCTCGAACAGTTTTCGGACTGGTGTCTGTCCAGTGAGCCACAGCGTTACGGCAAGCGGTTGGACAGCACGATGACCGAGATGCAGGCCTTCTACGACGCGATCGCGCCCCGCGCGGAGGAAGCGATCAGCTTCTGCGACAAGTTCAGTCTCGACGATATGCCCGAGGACGTACTCAACCTGATGCACCTGCTGTATTCGATGGTGACGGTGTCCTTCCCGGTGGAGTGCTGGAAGCAGCCACGGGTGCCCGATTCCGGTGCGACATCGTTGGACTGCGTCGTCGAGCCGGTTCCGTGACCCAGGCTGACACCGCGGCCGAAGTCCCGAAGACAGTCCTTCGCGCCGCCCGTTGGGTAGACGTGACCGGCGGTCAGGTCCGGTCCCCGGCGGTTGTGGTCGTCGAGGGCAACCGGATCACCGCGGTCAACCCCGAAGGGCCGTTGCCGGATTCGGCCACCGTCATCGACCTGGGCGATGCCACCCTGTTGCCCGGGCTGATGGACATGGAGCTCAACCTGCTGATCGGCGGTCCGGGTAATCCCGGCGGCCTACCAACCCCGATGCACGGCGTGCAGGACGACCCTGCGTACCGCACGCTGCGCGGCGCGGTCAACGCCCGCACCACACTGGACGCCGGGTTCACCACCGTCCGCAACCTGGGCCTGATGGTCAAGACCGGTGGTTACCTGCTCGACGTCGCGCTACAGCGGGCGATCGACCAGGGCTGGCATCAAGGGCCACGCATCTATCCGGCCGGCCACGCCGTCACCCCCTACGGCGGCCACCTCGATCCCACGGTGTTCCAGCGGTTGGCACCCGGCATCATGCCGCTGTCGGTCGCCGAGGGCATCGCGAACGGGGTACCCGACGTCATCGCGTGCGTGCGCTACCAGATCCGCCACGGAGCCAAGCTGATCAAGGTGTCGGCCTCCGGTGGCGTGATGTCACACAGCACCGCACCGGGCGCCCAGCAGTACTCCGATGCCGAATTCGCCGCGATCGCCGACGAGGCGCACCGCGCGGGCGTCAAGGTCGCCGCGCATGCCGTCGGTGACACCGCGATCCAGGCCTGCATCCGCGCCGGCATCGATTGTATCGAGCACGGGTTCCTGGCCAGCGACGAGACGATCCAAATGATGGTCGACCACGGCACATTCCTGGTGTCCACCACATATCTGACCGATGCGATGGCGATCGACCGCATCGCACCCGAACTGCGCAAGAAGGCACTCGAAGTCTTCCCGCGAGCAAAAGCCATGCTACCCAAGGCCATTGCCGCCGGAGTGCGCATCGCCTGCGGCACCGACGCCCCAGCTGTCCCGCACGGCGAGAACGCCAGGGAACTGTGCGCGCTCGTCGACCGAGGCATGACCCCGATGCAGGCTCTGCAGGCCGCGACGGTGGTGGCCGCGCAGCTGGTTGACGCCGCCGACGACCTCGGGCAGCTGGCCCCGGGGTACCTGGCCGACGTCATCGCCGTTGCGGGCGATCCCGGCGTGGACATCGCAACGACACTCGATGTCCGGTTCGTGATGAAGGACGGAGTCATCTACAAGAAAGCGGTGCGCTAGCGTCGAAACTGACGGGCACGGCAGGAGACGAGAAACATGGACCTCACCGAGAACACCTTGTGGTGGCTCAAGCAGGCGTTCTACTTCTCGCTCACCGAGGTCAACGAGTCGGTCAAAGAGCACGGGGTCACCACCGCCCAGATCGGCGTCCTGCGCCAGTTGACCAATCAGCCGGGCCTGTCCGGCGCCGAGTTGGCCCGCCGACTGCTGATCACCCCGCAGGGCGTGCAACTAGCACTCACCGCGTTGGAGAAGCGGGGCCTGGTCGAGCGTAAACAGGATCCCCAGCACGGGCGCATTCTGCAGGTCTTCCTCACCGATGAAGGCCGGGCGGTGGCCTCCGCCGTCGTCGCCGATGCCGTCACGGCCCATGACCGGGTGTTCGGCGTACTCAGTGACGAGGAGCAGGAGCAGTTGAAGGCACTCCTCCGCCGGGTGATCGAACAAGGTACGGGCCACACGCCGCACTCCGATCACATCGACCCATGAAATCTCCGTCTCCCGATGGGGCGAGCAGCCAGGCCTACTTGTGGCGTCGCCCGGCGATGCTCAACACCCAGTCGGGAAACCCCAACCCGTGGATGATCCGTTGCGTCCTGAAGAGCTGCCGCGGGAGCGATGCCGTGTTGTAGGGCAGGTCGTACTTGTCGCACAGTTCCCGTACCCGAACGCTGACCTGCGGGAGGCGATTGCTCGGCAGGTCGGGGAACAGGTGATGCTCGATCTGGTAGCACAGGTGACCGCCCGAGATCGCCAGCAGCGGGCTCGCGTTAAAGTTTGCGGTCCCGACCATTTGCCGGAGGTACCACTCGCCCTTGGTCTCGTCCTTGACCACCGCCGGGTCGAACGTCTCGGTGCCGCCGGGGATGTGCCCGCAAATGATGTTCACGTACACCCACAGGTTCCGGATCGTATTCGCGGTGAAATTCGCCGCGAACGTCCGTCGCCACCGCCGCAGACTCAGAGCCGGGAAGAAGACATAATCCTTGGCGAGCTGCCGAACGATCTTGTCGCGAAAGTTCCGCTTCTCCACGGCGAGGCCGTCTGGCGTTTCGTGCCGCAGACGCTCGGAGTGCAGGCCATGCAGGGCGATACCCCACTCGAACATCGCCGCCAGCACCAAGTTTCGCACCGGAGTCGCCAGGTGGACCCAGCGCCACGGCTGGTCTGTCGTGACCCGATGCAGGCGGTAGCCGATGTCCTCGTCCATGCCGAGCACATTGCTGTAGACGTGGTGCCGGTAATTGTGCGAGTACCGCCACTGCGCGGAATGCCCGACCATGTCCCACTCCCAGGTGTTGGAGTGGATTTCGGGGTCGTTCATCCAATCCCACTGACCATGGGAGATGTTGTGGCCGAGTTCCATGTTCTCGATGGACTTCGCGTATGCCAGCGCGCACGTTCCCGCCAACCAACCGGCCTTCGACCGACTGCCGGCGATCATCAGTCGCGCCGCTACATCGAGCGCCCGCTGGAAGCGGATCACCCGCCGGATGTAGGCCGCGTCCTCCGCCCCGAGCGACTCCTCGACGTCCCGGCGGATCACGTCGAGTTCGTAGGCGATCTCTTCGACGTCCTCCCTACTGAGATGCAGGTAGGCGGGAACATCGGCGATCGCCATCAAGGTGTCCTCGGGGTGGTGCGGCAGGTAGAGCGGCGCAATCACCGCGAGCGTCAGCCCGCAGCCTAGAGCCTCAGACTTACCGACGGGTAATCGAGCTGCGGCGACCAGGCGAAATGGCGGCGCAGACGTATGGTCTGCGCACCTCTACCGGAGTTCGACATGCCCCACACCGTGGCCAGTATGTACCACTTGAGATTAATGACAAGTACTTGATACTGTTACCCGCGATGGAGACATCGACGACGCCCCGCATGGAATCCGCCGACGTGATCGACGCCGACGGGTTCACCCCGGTGCGGATCAAGCAGGTGATCCGGGAGACCTCCGACGCGGTCTCACTGGTTCTCGGCATCCCCGAACCGAGCAGGGACCGGTTCCGTTATGCGGCAGGTCAATTCATCACCATTCGGGCAAGAATCGATGGGGCCGAACACTGTCGGTGCTATTCGATGTCGTCGTCGCCGGCCGTCGATCCCGATCTGCGGATCACCGTCAAGCGTGATCGCGACGGCCTGGTCTCCAACTGGATCAACGACACCGCGACCGTCGGCGACGCACTGCGCGTCGCACCGCCCGAGGGGCGCTTCGTCCTCACCGCTACCGAGCGCAACGTCGTCACGTTCGCCGGCGGCAGCGGTATCACCCCGGTGTTTTCGTTGGTGCATTCGACACTGGCCGCCACCACCCGCAAGGCCCGGCTGTTCTACGCCAACCGCAATCTGGACTCCGTGATCTTCCGGGCGGCGCTGGCCGACATGATCGACACCCACAGCGGGCGCCTTCAGGTGCACCATCATCTCGACGACCTCGACGGTGTCGTCTCGCCGCAACACATCGCCGACTTCATCGGCGATACCGAACTTGAAGGCGGGGGCCCGCGCTCCCACACCGACTACTACGTCTGCGGTCCCGCCCCTTTCATGGACACCGTCGAACGGGCTCTGCTCGACGCCGGGATCCCCAAACAGCAGGTGCACCTGGAGCGGTTCAGTTTCGCCGCGATCCCGCCTCCCGACCCGGCCGAACCCGTGGTCACCGAAGAGGTGACGATCGAACTCGGCCACCGCACCGTCACCGCGCCCTACCGCGCCGGCAATACCCTGTTGCAGACCGCGCGGCTGGCCGGTCTGAAGGCTCCGTTTTCCTGCGAAACAGGTTCGTGCGGAACATGTATGGCTCATGTGGTCGAGGGCAGCGCACGCATGCTCAACAACGATGCCCTCGACGACGACGAAGTTTCCGAAGGCTGGGTGGTGACGTGCCAGGCGCTGCCCACCAGCCGCACAGCGCGAGTGGTCTACGAGTGAGAACAGGTGACTGACGTGACGAACAGAGTGGCCGTGGTGACCGGCGGGGCATCGGGCATGGGTGAGGCGACATGCCACGAGTTGGGGCGGCGAGGCCACAAGGTCGCCGTGCTCGACATGAATGCCGATGCCGCTCAACGTGTCACCGATGACCTGCGGTCAGCCGGCGTCACCGCCTTCGCGGTCGGCGCCGACATCACCGATCGTGCCG
Protein-coding regions in this window:
- a CDS encoding aldehyde dehydrogenase encodes the protein MDQHLGEYLGIEADWSLDGDRAETVEVISPHTEQPIARVAAAGPAEVDAAVAAARAAIDQGPWPRLDPAERIAAVRRLAEIYAGRRGEMAQLISAEMGAPITFAHRAQVGLPTMMMSAFCDLAETYAWHETRAGFFGSDVRIQKQPVGVVAAVVPWNMPQFLIVTKLVPALLAGCAVVLKPAPESPLDALLLSDMLKEIGLPDGVVSVVQGDAGVGAHLVGHASVDKVSFTGSSAAGRAVAAAAAANLTKVSLELGGKSAAIILDDADPETVAAGVRSASLSNSGQICNALTRIVVPASREHEFVDALAARMTALVVGDPADPATELGPLVSRRQQQRVRDYIELGQREGARLACGGTELPDGVDAGWYVRPTLFAGADNSMRVAREEIFGPVLTVIGYRDEDEAVAIANDSDYGLAGSVWTADPERGIGIAERVQTGTFGVNQGYTMDPFAPFGGIKDSGYGRELGREGLDGYLETKSIAVAASR
- a CDS encoding aromatic ring-hydroxylating oxygenase subunit alpha, giving the protein MARFPKPAEGSWTQHYPELGTGPVSYEDSISPEIYELERKAIFKRAWLNVGRVEQLSRKGSYFTREMKAANTSIIVVRTKSGEVKAFHNVCRHRGNKLVWDDMPLEETSGVCRQFTCKYHAWRYDLDGELSFVQQEAEFFDLDKSRYGLVPVHCELWEGFIFVNFASNAEAPEQSLREFLGPMITDLEGYPFDKMTSRFTYRSEVKANWKLYMDAFQEFYHAPILHANQSPTAYSKAAAESGFEAPHYRIEGPHRLVSTSGVRAWEMADEMRKPIEDICQSGLFGPWDKPDLGEMPAGLNPAKCDPWGLDSFQLFPNFVVLFWGQGWYLTYHYWPTSFNTHTFECTLYFPQPRTPRERLAQELAAVSFKEYGLQDANTLEATQSSIETRVVDEFLLCDQEILLRHLHKETAAWIDDYQSKTAGV
- a CDS encoding metal-dependent hydrolase family protein — protein: MTQADTAAEVPKTVLRAARWVDVTGGQVRSPAVVVVEGNRITAVNPEGPLPDSATVIDLGDATLLPGLMDMELNLLIGGPGNPGGLPTPMHGVQDDPAYRTLRGAVNARTTLDAGFTTVRNLGLMVKTGGYLLDVALQRAIDQGWHQGPRIYPAGHAVTPYGGHLDPTVFQRLAPGIMPLSVAEGIANGVPDVIACVRYQIRHGAKLIKVSASGGVMSHSTAPGAQQYSDAEFAAIADEAHRAGVKVAAHAVGDTAIQACIRAGIDCIEHGFLASDETIQMMVDHGTFLVSTTYLTDAMAIDRIAPELRKKALEVFPRAKAMLPKAIAAGVRIACGTDAPAVPHGENARELCALVDRGMTPMQALQAATVVAAQLVDAADDLGQLAPGYLADVIAVAGDPGVDIATTLDVRFVMKDGVIYKKAVR
- a CDS encoding MarR family winged helix-turn-helix transcriptional regulator, giving the protein MDLTENTLWWLKQAFYFSLTEVNESVKEHGVTTAQIGVLRQLTNQPGLSGAELARRLLITPQGVQLALTALEKRGLVERKQDPQHGRILQVFLTDEGRAVASAVVADAVTAHDRVFGVLSDEEQEQLKALLRRVIEQGTGHTPHSDHIDP
- a CDS encoding fatty acid desaturase family protein, whose translation is MAIADVPAYLHLSREDVEEIAYELDVIRRDVEESLGAEDAAYIRRVIRFQRALDVAARLMIAGSRSKAGWLAGTCALAYAKSIENMELGHNISHGQWDWMNDPEIHSNTWEWDMVGHSAQWRYSHNYRHHVYSNVLGMDEDIGYRLHRVTTDQPWRWVHLATPVRNLVLAAMFEWGIALHGLHSERLRHETPDGLAVEKRNFRDKIVRQLAKDYVFFPALSLRRWRRTFAANFTANTIRNLWVYVNIICGHIPGGTETFDPAVVKDETKGEWYLRQMVGTANFNASPLLAISGGHLCYQIEHHLFPDLPSNRLPQVSVRVRELCDKYDLPYNTASLPRQLFRTQRIIHGLGFPDWVLSIAGRRHK